The Raphanus sativus cultivar WK10039 chromosome 2, ASM80110v3, whole genome shotgun sequence genome includes a region encoding these proteins:
- the LOC108816912 gene encoding uncharacterized protein LOC108816912, with the protein MGVDYYKVLQVDRSASDDDLKKAYRKLAMKWHPDKNPTNKKEAEAKFKQISEAYDVLSDPQKRAVFDQYGEEGLKGNVPPPNAGGGSSYFSAGDGPSSFSFNPRSADDIFAEFFGFSTPFGGGSPFGGGGGSGGIPFGGGGGVGGSGIGQRFASRIFGDDMYGSSFGEGGGHSHHHHHHHHHHGAARKVAPIENKLPCSLEDLYKGTTKKMKISREIADISGKTTQTEEILTIGVKPGWKKGTKITFPEKGNEHPGVIPADLVFIIDEKPHPVFTRDGNDLIVTQKISLAEALTGYTVNITTLDGRTLAIPITNVIHPEYEEVVPKEGMPLQKDQTKKGNLRIKFNIKFPARLTAEQKAGFKKLLG; encoded by the exons atgGGTGTGGATTACTACAAGGTTCTACAGGTTGATAGAAGCGCCAGCGACGATGACCTTAAGAAAGCTTACAGGAAACTCGCTATGAAGTGGCATCCCGACAAGAACCCTACCAACAAAAAAGAGGCTGAGGCTAAGTTCAAACAGATCTCTGAAGCCTATGAT GTTCTTAGCGATCCTCAGAAGAGAGCTGTATTCGATCAATACGGCGAGGAAGGGTTAAAAGGGAACGTGCCACCTCCCAACGCTGGTGGTGGATCTTCCTACTTCTCAGCAGGAGATGGGCCTTCATCTTTCAGCTTCAACCCGAGAAGCGCTGATGATATATTCGCTGAGTTCTTCGGGTTCTCTACCCCCTTTGGTGGAGGCAGCCCGTTTGGTGGAGGAGGAGGCTCTGGTGGCATCCCGTTTGGTGGAGGAGGAGGCGTTGGTGGCAGTGGAATAGGGCAGAGATTCGCTAGCCGCATCTTTGGTGATGATATGTATGGCAGCTCGTTCGGTGAAGGAGGGGGAcactctcatcatcatcatcatcatcatcatcatcacggTGCAGCTAGGAAAGTGGCTCCAATAGAGAACAAGCTTCCTTGTAGCCTTGAAGATCTCTACAAAGGAACCACCAAGAAGATGAAAATCTCCAGGGAGATTGCAGATATCAGCGG CAAAACAACGCAAACAGAAGAGATTCTAACGATCGGAGTGAAACCAGGATGGAAGAAAGGCACAAAGATCACATTCCCTGAGAAAGGCAACGAGCATCCCGGAGTGATTCCAGCTGATCTCGTCTTCATCATCGACGAGAAACCACATCCGGTGTTCACCCGTGACGGCAACGACTTGATCGTCACACAGAAGATCTCGCTAGCCGAAGCCTTAACAGGCTACACCGTCAACATAACTACCCTTGATGGTCGGACGCTTGCAATCCCCATCACAAACGTGATCCATCCTGAGTACGAAGAGGTGGTGCCTAAAGAAGGAATGCCACTTCAGAAAGATCAGACAAAGAAAGGGAACTTGAGGATCAAGTTCAACATCAAGTTTCCAGCTAGGTTGACTGCAGAACAGAAGGCTGGTTTCAAGAAGCTTCTTGGTTGA
- the LOC130494285 gene encoding prohibitin-1, mitochondrial, with amino-acid sequence MNLNNVKVPKVPGGGAVSALLKIGIIGGLGLYGATHSLYNVDGGHRAIMFNRLVGVKDKVYPEGTHLMVPWFERPVIYDVRARPYLVESTSGSRDLQMVKIGLRVLTRPMADQLPEIYRTLGENYSERVLPSIIHETLKAVVAQYNASQLITQREAVSREIRKILTQRATNFNIALDDVSITTLTFGKEFTAAIEAKQVAAQEAERAKFIVEKAEQDKRSAVIRAQGEAKSAQLIGQAIANNQAFITLRKIEAAREIAQTIAHSANKVYLSSDDLLLNLQKMNLDVDPKN; translated from the exons ATGAATTTGAACAACGTGAAAGTGCCGAAGGTGCCAGGAGGTGGTGCAGTATCAGCGTTGCTTAAGATTGGGATTATCGGTGGGCTTGGTCTCTACGGTGCCACACACAGTCTCTACAATGTCGACGGAGGTCATCGAGCCATCATGTTCAACCGTTTAGTCGGTGTTAAAGATAAG GTTTACCCTGAGGGTACACACCTTATGGTGCCTTGGTTCGAAAGGCCTGTCATCTACGACGTTCGTGCACGACCTTACCTTGTTGAGAGTACTTCCGGAAGCCGTGATCTCCAGATG GTGAAAATTGGGCTCAGGGTTCTCACGCGTCCCATGGCAGACCAGTTACCTGAGATCTACAGAACACTTGGAGAGAACTACAGCGAGAGAGTTCTGCCTTCTATAATCCACGAGACTTTGAAAGCTGTTGTTGCTCAGTACAATGCAAGCCAGCTTATCACTCAGAGAGAG GCGGTCAGTAGGGAGATCAGGAAGATTCTGACACAACGTGCAACAAACTTCAACATCGCGCTTGACGATGTCTCCATCACTACCTTGACTTTTGGGAAGGAGTTCACAGCTGCCATTGAAGCAAAGCAGGTGGCTGCTCAAGAGGCTGAGAGGGCTAAGTTCATCGTTGAGAAGGCCGAACAAGACAAAAGGAGTGCAGTTATCCGCGCTCAG GGAGAAGCCAAGAGTGCTCAGCTCATAGGTCAAGCAATCGCAAACAACCAAGCGTTCATAACGCTCAGGAAGATCGAGGCGGCAAGAGAGATTGCTCAGACCATAGCTCACTCGGCCAACAAGGTGTACCTGAGCTCTGACGATCTTTTGCTTAACCTACAGAAGATGAATTTGGATGTGGATCCAAAGAACTAG
- the LOC108842685 gene encoding receptor-like protein kinase 5: MLYCLILLLLLCLSSTYLCLSLNHDATILRQAKLGLSDPAQSLSSWSENDVTPCNWRGITCDATSSVLSVDLSSFMLLGPFPSVLCRLPSLSFLSLYNNSINGSLSGDEFTSCRNLSYLDLSENLLVGSIPESLPFNLPNLRRFEISGNNLSDAIPASFGEFRKLESLNLAGNLLSGTIPASLGNASTLRELRLAYNPFTPSRIPSQLGNLTELRVLWLAGCNLVGPVPEALSGLTRLVSLDLTTNQLTGSIPSWITELKSIEQIEIFNNSFSGELPEAMGNMTMLKSFDASTNKLTGKIPDGLAGLISLESLNLFENMLEGPLPESITRSKALTELKLFNNKLTGEIPSQLGANSPLQYVDFSYNRFSGEIPANLCGGGKLEYLMLIGNSFSGEIPRNLGKCRSLTRVRLNNNKLSGHVPEEFWGLPRLSLLELSENSFTGTVSVAIVGAKNLSNLRISKNQFSGSIPGEIGSLNGLIEIAGDENNFSGEVPSTLVKLKQLSRLDLSSNQLSGEIPRGIRGWKNLNELDLGNNHLSGEVPRELGELRVLNYLDLSNNQFSGEVPTELQNLKLNVINLSYNHLSGRVPPLYANKNYASSFLGNPDLCIDSLCRKIRRSNNMGYVWILLSIFVLACLVFVVGVVMFIANCKKMRATKRDRFSASKWRSFHKLRFSEHEIVDCLDERNVVGSGSSGKVYRAELSGGEVVAVKKLNKTAKGVEDDSLNRDVFAAEVETLGTIRHKSIVRLWCCCSSGDCKLLVYEYMPNGSLADALHSHRKGGVLLGWPERMRIALDAAEGLSYLHHDCVPPIVHRDVKSSNILLDGDYGAKVADFGIAKVGQISGSKSPEAMSGIAGSCGYIAPEYVYTLRVNEKSDIYSFGIVLLELVTGKEPTDPELGDKDMVKWVCTTLDQCGLETVIDPKLDLGFEEEISKVIHIGLLCTSPLPLNRPSMRKVVIMLQEVSGAVSSSGQNESKRSKSSGKLSPYYVEEVNSV; this comes from the exons ATGCTTTATTGTCttattctcctcctcctcctatgCCTCTCTTCCACGTATCTATGTCTCTCACTAAACCACGATGCCACCATCCTCCGGCAAGCTAAACTCGGCTTATCTGACCCGGCCCAGTCACTATCTTCGTGGTCCGAAAACGACGTCACTCCCTGCAACTGGCGCGGCATCACCTGCGACGCCACGTCATCAGTCCTCTCCGTTGATCTCTCCAGCTTCATGCTCCTCGGTCCTTTCCCCTCCGTCCTCTGCcgtcttccttctctctctttcctctctCTCTACAACAACTCCATCAACGGTTCTCTCTCCGGAGACGAGTTCACATCGTGTCGGAACCTCAGCTACCTCGATCTGTCGGAGAATCTACTGGTCGGGTCCATCCCGGAGTCACTCCCTTTCAACCTGCCGAACCTCCGCCGCTTCGAAATCTCCGGGAACAACTTATCAGACGCGATTCCGGCGAGCTTCGGAGAGTTCCGCAAGCTCGAGTCGTTAAACCTCGCCGGGAATCTCCTCTCCGGCACCATCCCCGCCTCTCTCGGCAACGCGTCCACTCTGAGAGAGCTCAGACTCGCTTACAACCCGTTCACTCCGAGTCGAATCCCGAGTCAGCTCGGCAACCTAACCGAGCTTCGCGTTCTCTGGCTCGCCGGCTGCAACCTCGTCGGACCGGTGCCTGAGGCTCTCTCCGGTTTGACTCGGTTGGTTAGTTTGGATTTGACGACGAACCAACTAACCGGTTCTATCCCGAGCTGGATCACGGAGCTGAAAAGCATCGAGCAGATCGAGATATTCAACAACTCGTTCTCAGGGGAGTTACCGGAGGCGATGGGTAACATGACGATGCTGAAGAGCTTCGACGCGTCCACGAACAAGCTGACAGGGAAGATCCCCGACGGCTTGGCTGGGTTAATAAGCCTCGAGTCGCTGAACCTCTTCGAGAACATGCTCGAAGGACCCTTGCCGGAGAGCATAACTCGCTCCAAAGCGTTGACGGAACTCAAGCTGTTCAACAACAAACTCACCGGAGAGATACCGAGTCAACTCGGCGCGAACTCCCCTTTACAGTACGTGGATTTTTCGTATAACCGGTTTTCCGGCGAGATACCGGCGAACTTATGCGGTGGAGGGAAGCTAGAGTATCTCATGCTTATAGGGAACTCTTTTTCCGGTGAAATACCGAGGAATCTTGGCAAGTGCAGGAGCTTGACACGTGTCAGATTAAATAATAACAAGCTTTCCGGTCACGTTCCGGAAGAGTTCTGGGGGTTGCCTCGCTTGTCGCTGCTCGAACTCTCGGAGAACTCGTTCACCGGAACAGTCTCTGTTGCCATCGTCGGTGCAAAGAATCTATCAAACCTGAGAATCTCGAAGAATCAGTTCTCAGGTTCGATTCCCGGCGAAATCGGATCGCTTAACGGACTGATCGAGATCGCCGGAGATGAAAACAACTTCTCCGGCGAGGTTCCTAGTACTTTGGTGAAGCTTAAGCAACTGAGCAGGCTCGATCTCAGCTCTAATCAGCTCTCCGGCGAGATTCCACGTGGGATTCGCGGTTGGAAGAATCTGAACGAGCTCGATTTGGGTAATAACCATCTCTCCGGCGAAGTCCCTAGAGAACTCGGAGAGTTGCGTGTTCTTAACTACCTTGATCTCTCTAACAATCAATTTTCCGGTGAAGTTCCAACGGAGCTCCAGAATCTGAAGCTAAACGTTATAAACCTATCGTACAATCATCTGTCCGGGAGGGTTCCTCCTCTCTACGCTAACAAAAACTACGCGTCCAGCTTTCTCGGGAATCCTGACTTGTGCATCGATAGTCTTTGTCGGAAGATCAGACGGTCTAACAACATGGGTTATGTCTGGATTCTCCTGTCGATTTTCGTACTCGCCTGTCTGGTTTTTGTTGTTGGGGTTGTTATGTTTATCGCCAACTGCAAGAAGATGAGAGCCACCAAGAGGGATAGATTCTCCGCGTCCAAGTggagaagcttccacaagcttCGGTTCAGCGAGCATGAGATCGTTGATTGTCTCGACGAACGAAACGTTGTCGGTTCCGGTTCCTCGGGTAAAGTCTACAGAGCGGAGCTTAGTGGTGGAGAAGTCGTAGCGGTGAAGAAACTCAACAAAACGGCTAAAGGAGTTGAAGACGATTCGTTGAATAGAGACGTTTTCGCTGCGGAGGTGGAAACGCTCGGAACGATTAGGCATAAGAGTATCGTGCGTTTGTGGTGTTGCTGCAGCTCCGGGGATTGTAAGTTGTTGGTATACGAGTACATGCCTAATGGGAGCTTAGCCGATGCGTTGCACAGCCACCGCAAAGGTGGAGTGTTGTTGGGTTGGCCTGAACGGATGAGGATCGCTTTAGACGCAGCCGAGGGATTGTCCTACTTGCACCACGATTGTGTTCCTCCGATCGTGCACCGTGACGTGAAGTCTAGTAACATATTGCTAGATGGAGATTATGGAGCCAAAGTAGCTGACTTTGGCATCGCGAAAGTCGGTCAAATAAGCGGTTCTAAATCGCCGGAAGCTATGTCTGGAATCGCTGGTTCTTGTGGTTACATTGCACCAG AATACGTATATACACTTAGGGTGAATGAAAAGAGTGATATCTACAGTTTTGGTATCGTGCTTTTAGAGTTGGTAACGGGGAAGGAACCAACAGATCCAGAACTTGGAGATAAAGATATGGTGAAGTGGGTGTGTACTACGCTTGACCAATGCGGTTTAGAAACGGTGATCGATCCCAAACTTGATCTGGGGTTCGAAGAAGAGATTAGCAAAGTCATTCACATTGGTCTTCTATGTACGAGTCCTCTCCCTCTAAACCGACCTTCCATGAGAAAAGTTGTGATCATGCTTCAAGAAGTCTCTGGTGCTGTTTCTAGTAGCGGTCAAAATGAGTCTAAACGCTCAAAGAGCAGTGGGAAACTGTCGCCTTACTACGTGGAAGAGGTAAACAGCGTTTGA
- the LOC130508116 gene encoding NAC domain-containing protein 73 has product MTWCNDRSDVQTVERIIPSPTAADSPAASFPVSCHKTCPSCGHKFKFHEQAGIHDLPGLPAGVKFDPTDQEVLEHLEGKVRDDARKLHPLIDEFIRTIEGENGICYTHPEKLPGVSKDGTVRHFFHRPSKAYTTGTRKRRKVHTDSEVGGETRWHKTGKTRPVLTGGRVRGYKKILVLYTNYGKQKKPEKTNWVMHQYHLGTNEEEREGELVVSKVFYQTQPRQCGGSVAAVATAKERPYLHGHGHQLGGGGGGGRHLHYHLHNVKGSGGGGSDGASEYYNNIPAIISFNQTGIQNHLVHGSQPFIP; this is encoded by the exons ATGACTTGGTGCAATGACCGTAGCGATGTTCAGACAGTTGAAAGAATCATTCCCTCCCCAACAGCGGCTGACTCTCCTGCAGCCTCATTTCCAGTCTCTTGTCACAAAACGTGTCCTTCTTGTGGCCATAAATTCAAGTTTCATGAACAG GCGGGGATCCATGACTTGCCGGGACTGCCTGCCGGAGTGAAGTTCGATCCGACGGATCAAGAGGTACTGGAGCATCTTGAAGGAAAGGTAAGGGACGACGCAAGAAAGCTTCATCCTCTCATCGATGAGTTTATCCGTACCATCGAAGGTGAAAACGGCATTTGTTATACCCATCCTGAGAAATTGCCAG GTGTGAGCAAGGACGGGACGGTCCGTCATTTCTTCCACCGACCGTCGAAGGCATACACGACCGGAACAAGAAAGCGACGTAAAGTCCACACTGACTCGGAAGTCGGTGGCGAGACAAGGTGGCACAAGACCGGGAAAACAAGGCCTGTTCTCACCGGAGGAAGAGTGAGAGGGTACAAGAAAATCCTAGTGCTCTACACGAACTACGGCAAACAAAAGAAACCGGAGAAGACTAATTGGGTTATGCATCAGTATCATCTTGGCACCAacgaggaagagagagaaggcGAGCTGGTCGTCTCCAAAGTATTCTACCAGACTCAACCACGCCAATGCGGTGGCTCGGTTGCTGCAGTAGCTACTGCAAAGGAGCGGCCTTACCTCCATGGTCACGGCCATCAacttggtggtggtggtggtggtggtcgcCACCTTCATTACCATCTTCATAACGTTAAAGGCAGTGGTGGTGGAGGATCAGATGGAGCTAGTGAGTATTATAACAATATTCCTGCGATCATCTCGTTTAATCAAACCGGGATACAGAACCACTTGGTTCATGGCTCTCAACCTTTTATcccttaa
- the LOC108840881 gene encoding cruciferin PGCRURSE5 — protein MVKLAHLLVATFGVLLVLNGCLARQSLGVPPQLGNACNLDNLDVLQPTETIKSEAGRLEYWDHNHPQLRCAGVSVSRLIIEQGGLYLPTFFSSPKIAYVVQGMGISGRVVPGCAETFMDSQPMQGQGQQGQQGQQGQQGQQGQQQQGFRDMHQKVEHVRHGDVIAITAGSAHWIYNTGDQPLVIVCLLDIANYQNQLDRNPRTFRLAGNNPQGGSHQQQQQQQQNMLSGFDPQVLAQALKIDVRLAQELQNQQDNRGNIVRVKGPFQVVRPPLRQQYESEQWRHPRGPPQSPQDNGLEETICSMRTHENIDDPARADVYKPNLGRVTSVNSYTLPILQYIRLSATRGILQGNAMVLPKYNMNANEILYCTQGQARIQVVNDNGQNVLDQQVQKGQLVVIPQGFAYVVQSHGNNFEWISFKTNANAMVSTLAGRTSALRALPLEVITNAFQISLEEARRIKFNTPETTLTHARGGQPQLIEEIVEA, from the exons ATGGTTAAGCTTGCTCATCTCCTCGTCGCAACGTTCGGGGTTCTCCTCGTCCTTAACGGCTGTCTAGCAAGGCAGTCGCTAGGAGTTCCTCCTCAGCTAGGGAACGCGTGTAATCTCGATAACTTAGACGTGCTCCAGCCCACCGAAACTATCAAGAGCGAGGCTGGTCGGCTTGAGTACTGGGATCACAACCATCCTCAGCTCCGATGTGCTGGTGTCTCTGTCTCTCGCCTTATAATCGAACAAGGCGGTCTCTACCTTCCTACCTTCTTCAGTTCCCCCAAAATTGCCTACGTTGTTCAAG gaATGGGTATTAGCGGAAGAGTGGTCCCTGGATGCGCGGAAACCTTCATGGACTCGCAGCCTATGCAAGGACAGGGACAACAGGGACAACAGGGCCAGCAGGGACAACAGGGCCAGCAGGGACAGCAACAGCAAGGGTTCCGTGACATGCACCAGAAGGTGGAACATGTTCGACATGGAGACGTCATTGCCATTACTGCAGGCTCTGCCCATTGGATCTACAACACCGGTGACCAGCCACTTGTCATCGTCTGCCTTCTGGACATTGCCAACTACCAAAACCAACTCGACCGCAACCCAAGA ACGTTCCGTCTGGCCGGAAACAACCCACAGGGCGGTTCTcaccagcagcagcagcaacaacaacagaaCATGTTGAGCGGGTTCGACCCTCAGGTCCTAGCCCAGGCATTGAAAATCGACGTTAGGTTGGCTCAGGAGCTTCAGAACCAACAAGACAACAGAGGAAACATCGTTCGTGTTAAGGGACCTTTCCAGGTTGTGAGGCCGCCTCTTAGACAGCAATATGAGAGTGAGCAGTGGAGACACCCACGTGGCCCACCACAAAGCCCACAAGACAACGGCTTGGAGGAGACTATCTGCAGCATGAGGACCCATGAGAACATTGATGACCCAGCCCGTGCTGACGTGTATAAGCCCAACCTCGGCCGTGTGACCAGCGTCAACAGCTACACCTTACCCATCTTGCAGTATATCAGACTCAGCGCCACCCGTGGCATTCTCCAGGGT AATGCGATGGTGCTTCCGAAATACAACATGAACGCGAACGAGATCTTGTACTGCACCCAAGGACAAGCAAGGATTCAAGTTGTGAACGACAACGGACAGAACGTGTTGGACCAGCAGGTGCAGAAGGGACAGCTTGTGGTCATCCCACAAGGATTCGCATATGTTGTCCAGTCCCACGGAAACAACTTCGAATGGATTTCTTTCAAGACAAACGCTAACGCGATGGTCAGCACGTTGGCCGGTAGAACCTCGGCCTTGAGGGCATTGCCATTAGAGGTCATAACCAACGCTTTCCAGATCTCTCTCGAGGAAGCAAGAAGGATCAAGTTCAACACGCCTGAGACCACTTTGACTCATGCGCGCGGTGGACAACCCCAGTTGATCGAGGAGATAGTCGAGGCTTGA
- the LOC108816920 gene encoding protein DMP7-like translates to MEETQPLLIASLPEAPRKPKSKVQKMARKAFKGTAHLSNLLPTGSVMGFQIMCPVLSHQGQCPTIASRWLTCFLVFVCALSCFLLSFTDSFRDPRGKVRYGLATRSGLCVMEGTITLTEEEKDKYKLRFLDFVHAFMSMLVFFAISMIDQNVIRCLFPVPSEDIKELLTSLPIIIGVICGGFFLVCPTRRHGIGSPLTKE, encoded by the exons ATGGAGGAAACGCAGCCGTTGTTGATAGCGTCGTTGCCCGAGGCACCAAGAAAGCCCAAGTCAAAAGTACAAAAAATGGCGAGGAAAGCATTTAAAGGAACAGCCCATCTCTCAAATCTGCTCCCGACCGGTTCGGTAATGGGTTTTCAAATAATGTGTCCGGTCCTATCTCATCAGGGTCAGTGTCCAACCATCGCCAGTCGCTGGCTCACCTGCTTCCTCGTCTTCGTCTGCGCCCTCTCTTGCTTCCTCCTTTCCTTCACCGACTCCTTCAGAGATCCACGCGGCAAG GTCAGGTACGGCTTGGCAACTCGGAGTGGTTTATGCGTGATGGAAGGAACGATCACTCTAACGGAGGAAGAGAAGGATAAGTATAAGCTCAGGTTTCTTGACTTTGTGCACGCGTTCATGTCCATGCTCGTCTTCTTCGCAATCTCCATGATTGATCAGAACGTGATCCGTTGTTTATTCCCTGTTCCTTCCGAAGATATCAAGGAGCTCCTTACGAGTTTGCCTATCATCATCGGCGTTATTTGCGGTGGCTTCTTCCTCGTGTGCCCCACTCGCCGTCACGGCATTGGCTCTCCACTAACCAAAGAATAA